A region of the Thermoanaerobaculia bacterium genome:
GAACCTGACAGGACCCGTCTCCTCGTGGGAGCCGATCTGAACCTCTCCTTTCTTTCCACCGCGACTAAAAGGCACAAGCATGGAAACAATCCTCAACTTATCTGTATGGACCTTTCCCGCCCGGGTTTCAGCACTAACTCTTTTGACCACATCCATGCCGCCCTGATCTTTGAGTATGTGAATCCTGTCCAGCTGCTGCAAAATATCGAGAGCTGGCTGGTTCCGGGAGGAACGCTTTCCGTCGTCCTGCAGCTCCCTTCTCCCATCCAGGGAACGGTCTCCTCTACACCCTTTGAAAGTCTGAAAGCCCTTGGAGAAATCCTGCACCTGGTGAATCCGGAAGAATTTACCTCAATCACCCAATCCTTTGGATTCATTCCCGGTCAATCGGAAATACTGCCCCTCCCCGGAGGAAAAGCCTTTTATTTCCGCTACTACAACAAACCTGAAAAATAGGGACACCTCCAAGCCCCGAGAGCAAGGGGTAAGATTTTCACACCCAACCTATCCA
Encoded here:
- a CDS encoding class I SAM-dependent methyltransferase, which produces MNGYSEKKTNPWLGVPLDEYEIHMASPDVGQLPALRDLFLQAYREVFPQRLLVLGCEAGNGFEHVEPDRTRLLVGADLNLSFLSTATKRHKHGNNPQLICMDLSRPGFSTNSFDHIHAALIFEYVNPVQLLQNIESWLVPGGTLSVVLQLPSPIQGTVSSTPFESLKALGEILHLVNPEEFTSITQSFGFIPGQSEILPLPGGKAFYFRYYNKPEK